Genomic window (Opitutaceae bacterium):
CTGGTTCACGCTCGGCGTGGTCGCGGTGTTCCTGACGCTGTTCATCGCCGGCCTGATTCACCTCCGTCGCGCGCCGAATCTTTTTCAGTACCTGCTGGTGGCCGGCGCGCTTCTCCTGATCAGCCTTCAGGCTGTGATCAACCTCGGCGTGGTCACGGGAGTTCTGCCGACAAAGGGGATGTCGCTCCCATTCATCAGTGCTGGACTTTCGAACCTGCTCCTGATGGGGCTGCTGATCGGCATCGTCCTGAACACGCAGCGTTCCTGGGCGCGGCCGAGATGGGCGCGGGGTTCGCGCGGATTCGAGGAGGTCACCACATGAGCCGCTTTCTGATTTCCTGCGGCGGCACCGGCGGACATCTCTCACCGGGCATAGCGCTGGCCGAGGGACTGGTCGATCGCGGGCATGCGGTGCGGATCCTGGTCAGTCGAAAAAGGGTCGATGCCCGGTTGATTGAAAAGTACGCCAACCTTGAATTCGATTCGATTCCGGGAGCCGGGTTTTCCCTGCGTCCTTCCGAGCTTGCGCGCTTTCTTTCGCAGCAGGCGCTGGGCTTCCTGAAAAGCGTCAGGCTCATGCGGAGATTCAGGCCGGATGCCGTCGTCGGATTCGGCGGCTTCACATCGGCCGCGTTCATTGCAGCCGGTGCGATGACGGGGATTCCGGTGGTTCTGCACGAGGCGAATCGGATCCCAGGCCGGGCGATACGATTGATGGGCAGATTTGCCAGGCGTGTCTACCTGCCCGCCGGAGTCCGCCTCTCCTCATTGTCGCGGAATGTGGTGCGCGAGGCCGGGCTTCCCGTTCGGCGGGAATTCAAGCGTGAGGATGCCCGGGAGGCGCGCCTTCAGCTCGGACTCGAGGAGTCCCGTCCTGTTGTGGCCGTGCTGGGCGGCAGCCAGGGTGCGACCGCGCTCAACGACTGGGCCCGGTGCGAACTGGGGGTTCTGGGGGCCGACGGCGTCCAGGTCTATTGCGTGACCGGGCTCGGGAAGGGCGCGCCCGAGCGCATCGAAATCGTCTCCGCCGCGGGTGACCGGGTCAGGCATGTGTTCGCTCCATTCTGCGACCGGATGGCGACGCTGCTGTCGGCGACCGATCTTGTGGTTTCGCGTGCGGGAGCGGGGACCCTTGCGGAGCTCGTGAGGATCGGAACGCCCGCCGTGCTCATCCCGTTCCCGTTCGCCGCCGACAATCATCAGGATGCCAATGCGGACTACTTTCTTCAACAAGGCTGCGGGGAGGTCGTTTCGCAGGACAGGCTGCACACATTGACCGAACGGGTGAGAAGTCTCCTGACGACGGACGGGAGGCGCGCTCTCTTTCGATCGAATCTCGAACGCCTCGACCGCGTTGATCCGCTGCCCTCAATGATCACGGACCTTGAGGAAATCGTGCACAGGGACAAACGCGGCGCGACGCTGCTTCCCGGCACGCTTGGACTCGCATGAGACGCGACGCTCCATCGGCACTTTTCGGCAGCGATGTCACTGCGGTCCACTGCGTGGGGGTCGGTGGCATGGGCGCCGGACCGCTTGCGATCCACCTCTCCCAGTCGGGATACCGCGTGAGCGGAGAGGATGATGCCATGACGGACGCCATGAAGCGTCATCTGGAGAAGGGCCGCGTGGCGATCACTGGGGCCGGACAAGTGCCGCCGGAGTGCGACCTCGTCATGGCGTCGTCGGCCATTTCACCCTCGCACCCGGCGCTTGTGGCGGCGCGGAGGCGCGGCATCCGGACTGTGCGCAGGGGTGAATTGCTTGCCGAGGTGGCGCGCGGAAAGCGGTTCGTGGCGGTCTGCGGATCGCACGGGAAAACCACGACAACCGCGATGCTGATCACCGCGCTTCGCGCGGCGGGATTTCCGGCGGGATACATCCTCGGAGGGCTGTTTGCGGATGACGCGATTCCACCCGCGCGCGCGGGCTCCAACGAATGGCTGGTTGCGGAGGTGGATGAAAGTGACGGCACCATCGATCGGTTCTCGCCGGCGCTGACCGTTGCCGTGAACCTCGACTGGGATCATCCGGATCATTATCGCCGGCTCGCGGACCTGGAGGAAACCTTCCGGGCTCTGTTCATGCGCACGAGCGAGGCGGTGCTTGTGAGCGATGCGTGCGCGGCGTCGCAGCGCGTTGCATCCGGACTCGCTGTGAGCACCTTTGGACGGACGGGGGATTTTTCGGGATGCCTGAAGCGGGTCCTGCCCGCGCAGACACTGGTCTCCCTCGGCGGACGTTTCGGGGCGGTGGATGTTTCAGTGGCCGCCCATGGGGACTTCAATGTTGCCAATGCGACGGCGGCCCTCGCCGCCGCACGGCTCATGGGAGTGCAACCATCGGAGCAGTCGCTGGCGTCCTACCCCGGAGTTCTGCGCCGGCAGACAATCCTGCTCAAGGAGGATGGGATCATCGCGATCGAGGACTACGCGCATCATCCGGCGGAGATTCGCGCGCTCCTGTCCAGCCTCAGGCAGCGGATGGGGGCGGCCGACCCTGACGGATCGCGCGGCCGGTTGATCGTTGTGTTTCAGCCCCACCGGTACAGCCGCACCGCGCAGTTCAAGACGGAGTTCGCGGCATCGCTTTCGGTGGCGTCCCGCGTGCTGCTGCTCGATGTCTATGGCGCGGGTGAGGCGGCGCTGGCGGGCGGAACCACGGCGGATCTCTATGCGGAGATGAAGCGCATCTCGCCCGAAATGGACGTGACGTATCTCCCCGGCGATCGCGCGGGGTTCCAGCGTTCGCTTGCAGGCACTGTCAGGGCGGGCGACTGGGTGGCGTTTGTGGGGGCGGGCGACGTCGATCGCGAGGCGCGAGCCTGGCTCGCCGGGCATGCGGCCAGAAAGGCCGGGACGGCGCGGTGGGACGCCCTGGCGGAGCGGATCCGTCGTCGTGTTTCCGTGGATACAAGGGTTCTCCGGGAGGAGGGGCTCGCGGAGAAGACGACGATGCGCGTGGGAGGCGCGGCGAGAATCTATTGTGAACCGTCATGCGCTGCCGATCTGCAGGCGGTGGTGCGCGCCGCGCGCGCGGAGGAGGCGCCGCTCCTCCTGCTCGGACGCGGATCGAACCTCCTTGTTCCGGACGAGGGGGTCGATGGCGTTGTTGTCAGTCTCGCGCATGCGAACTGGCGGGCCTTTGAGGCGCGGGCGGACGGCCGGGTTTTCGTGGGCGCAGGCCTGCGGTTGAAGCAGCTCTGCGGGCTTGCCACACGGGCGGGACTGAAGGGCTTTGAGTTTCTCGAGGGAATTCCCGGCTGCGTGGGGGGCGCGCTGCGGATGAATGCGGGTGCGATGGGTGGATGGATGTTCGATGTCGTGGAGGAGGTCAGCCTGATGCTTCCGGATGGCGAGGTCGTCGCCGTGCCGAGGGACCGGCTGCACGTTGAATACCGGCACTGCGCGGAACTTGATGCGGCGATCGCCCTGGGTGCGGTGCTGAGGCCGGCGGAGGTGGTCGGGGAGGCGGATTCCATCAGGCGGCAGATGGACGTCTACCGCGACAAGCGCCTGAAGTCCCAGCCGCGGGAGCCGAGCGCCGGCTGCATTTTCAAGAACCCCGCCGGAGACTCCGCCGGGCGCCTGATCGATGCGGCGGGATTGAAGGGCGAGCGTGTGGGCGATGCGGAGGTGTCGACCGTGCACGCCAACTTCATTGTCAACCGCGGCAGGGCCACGAGCGCCGATGTCATCGCGCTCGTGAGGCTGGTGCGGGCGAGAGTCCGCGAGGCGGGTGGAGTCGAACTCGAACCGGAGGTTCTGCTTTACGGCCGGTCATGGAGGGAAGTTTTGTGAGTACCACGATGCCGATGAACCGCATGCGCCGCGACTCCACCAGGGGAGGATTGTTCGAGCGATGAATCCCACCGTTGTGGTTCTTGGCGGAGGCACCTCAACCGAACGCGAGGTCTCGATCGGATCGGGCAGGGCCTGCGCGATCGGGCTGGCGCGGAATTTTCCAACGAGGCTTGTCATTGTCGATGACGAGGCGGTGCCTCCGGGACTCGATCCCGGCCGCGATGTGATTTTCTCCACGCTCCACGGAACATTTGGCGAGGACGGAGGCATGCAGCGCCTGCTGGACCAGGCCGGTTTCCAGTATGCCGGGTGCGACGCCGCGTCGAGCGCACTGACCTTTGACAAGGAGCTGACCAAGCGGACGGTGATGGCCGCGGGTGTGCGCGTGCCTCCGGGGGTGGCGTTTTCGGGAGACGACAAACCTGCGGCGGACGCATTGATTTCGAAGCTGGGTCCGGGAATTGTCTTCAAGCCGCGGGCCTCGGGATCCAGCATCGGGCTTGGAATCTGCGACGGCCCGGACGAAGTGCGCGCGAACCTCGACGGGATAACCGGCGGCGAATGGCTCGCGGAGCGTCGCATCGTCGGAAGGGAGATCACCGTCGGCATTCTCAACGGTCGCGCGATGGGGGTGGTGGAGATTGTTCCGAACTCCGGCGTCTTCGACTACCGCTCCAAATACACGAAGGGGCTCACAACCTATCTCTCTCCGGCGCCGGTTCCGCCCGGACTTGCGCACGCCGCCCGGGAGGCGGCGACGAATGCGTTCACCGCATGCGGCTGCAGGGACTATGCGCGCGCGGACTTCATGCTTTCCGAGGAGAACGAGTTGTTCCTGCTCGAAATCAACACGCTGCCGGGGATGAAGGAGACAAGCCTGCTGCCGATGAGCGCAGGCTGTGTCGGCTTGGATTTTGCGGCATTGGTGAAGGAGATGGTCGCTCCGGCGATCCGCCGCTTCAAGGAGGCGGGCTCAGTTCTGGCGCGATGAATCGAAACGCCGCACCTCAGACCGCAGCGCGCTCCTGGCGCGACATTCCCCAGGACATCGCACCCCGCTCGATGTCGCCCGAAGGCCGTCGACGGCTGACGATGGGCTTCGTCAAGGGCGTCCTCGCGATGGTTCTGCTTGCCGCCGCAATCTGGGCCGGCGTCGAACTGTATGAGATCTGGCGGCACGACCCCACGAAACTCGCCGCCCCGGTGAAATCGGAGCCGCTGCAGGCGATCAAGCTGAACACCGACGGCGTTCTGGACCTTGCGTGGGTGGAGGCGCGTCTTCACCTGCCAAAGGGGGTGACGCTGATGGAGCTCGATCTTGACGCGCTGCAGCGGGCGCTCCTTGCGGATGGGCAGGTGAAAACCGCGGTGCTGACCCGCCGCTTTCCGGACACGCTGGTCGCGAGCCTCCAGGAGCGGTCTCCGGTCGGCCGGGTGCGCGCGGTGGATTCTTCGGGGAATCCCGCCGACCTCCTGGTTGCGCGCGATGGCGTGGTTTTTCCCGGCAGCAACTATTCTGATTCAGTGGTTTCGAGCCTCCCCTGGCTCGACGGACTGACGCTCCACCGTTCGGGCCGCGGGTTTGTTCCGGTTTCGGGAATGGAGACGGTTGCGGATCTCCTGGTCACCGCACAGGGGAACACCCCCTGGCTTTATCGAAACTGGCGGGTCATTTCCCTCGGGCGACTGGAGAGCGACGGCGAAATCCTCGTCAAGACCGCGGATGCGATGTCGATCGTGTTCGGGACGAGGGACGATTTTTTCAAGCAGGTCGCCCTTCTTGATTCGGTGCTCGCCGAAATCCGGCTGCATCCGGTGCCTCCGGTATCCACGATCAACCTCATCTACGGAAAGAGTCAGGTTCCGGTTTCATTCCTCGCGGCACCTGCTGTCCAGACGGAGCCCTCCATCGGGATCCCGAAGGACGGCGTCAGGCTGGGCGCCGATGCATCGAAGTCGCTGCGCGAATCCGCATCGAGGATGGTGAAAGAGAAGCGCGGCCTGTTTCAGTTTCAATCCCTTCAATCTCGGAAAACCTCTCGTGAGTTCTAGGACAAAATACATCGGAGCCGTCGAAATCGGCACATCAAAAATCAGCGTTCTCATTGGCGAGATAGCCAATGGACGAAGCCTGAGTGTGGTCGGGCTGGGTGAGTGCGCCTCGCGCGGGGTCATCAAGGGAGTCGTGATGGATTTCAAGGCGGCCAGTGATGTGTCCCACAGCGCACTGCTGGACGCTGAAAAGAGCGCGGGCGTGCGCGTGGATGAAGTGTACCTGGCGCAGACAGGCGGGCATATCGATGGATTCTCGAGCGAGGCCACTGTCCGTGTGGCCGCAGCTGACAACATGGTGAGCGACTTCGACGTCAGCTCCGTCTGCTACCAGGCGCGCATCAAGCAACTGCCGCCCGGCCGCATGGTCGTGCAGCGCCTCCGGAGACCCTTCCTGCTCGATGGGCGTCTCGTCCCTGATCCCGACAGCCTGGTGGGAAACAGTCTCTCGGTCAGCTATTTCATGGTCCATGGGCAGGAGGCCCGGATCGCCGACAACATCCACGTCATACGCGGATTCAATGTGCGCGTCTCGGAGCTCATTCTGTCGAGTCTGGCATCGGGCATCATGGTGACGACGCCGGGTGACCGCCAGCACGGCGTGCTGGTTCTGGACATCGGTGCCGGCACGACTGACTACGTCCTGTATCGCGACGGCATGCCGCAGGTCGCGGGGGTGGTTGCCGTCGGCGGTGCGCATGTAACGAACGATCTGGCGCTGGGCCTGCGCCTGACGGAGGGGCAGGCCGAGAAGTTGAAGCTTCGCTTTGGCCGCGCCACGGTTGCGACGAGGAGTCGCGACGAAAAGGTCTGGCTCAACGGGGATTTTGCCATCGGGGACCGCCAGTTTCCGAAGCAGACGATCGAGCACATCACGTCGGCGCGGGCGTGGGAGATCCTGGAGGTGGTCAGGAAAAAGCTGGGGTCCGCCATGGAGCCCCAGCGCACGGGTGCCGGCATTGTGATCACCGGCGGAGGATCGAAGCTCCCTGGAATGGCGGAGGCGGCGAGCAAGGTGTTCGGCATTCCCGCGCACATCAGCGAGGGCCCGTCGGGAGTGAAGGAATACCTGCGGGATCCCGGATTTTCCACCGTGCTTGGCCTGCTTCACTATGGCTTGAGCGCCAGCCCTGAGGTTCCCGCTCCGGCCAGGAGGAGAACCAGAATCTTCCAGAAACTTTTTGCCACCGTCTAGCCGGGATTGCGCATGAATCCAAACGAACTTCCCCTGGAAAACCAGATCCCGAGCGATCGGGAGGTTGCCATCAAAGTCGTGGGTGTGGGGGGCGCCGGGGCCAATACCGCCGACCGCCTGAAAATGGAGAATCTCGCGGACCTGCAACTGGTCGCGGTGAACACCGACCGTCAGGCCCTCTCGAGTTCACCCATTCAGGAGAAGGTCCTCATCGGCACGGGCGTGACACGCGGGCTTGGCGCGGGCGGCGATCCCGACCTCGGCCGGAAAGCCGCCGAGTCCGATCGCGAGAAGCTTCAGGCAGTCGTGAAGGACTGCGACCTTGTGTTCCTGCTGGCAGGCATGGGTGGCGGCACCGGCAGTGGCGCCGCGCCAATCCTTGCCGAGCTCGCCACCGAGGTGGATGCGCTTGTCATCGCCTTTGTCACAATGCCGTTCACCTTCGAAGGCGGACGCAGGCTCAGGCAGGCCGAGGAAGGCCTCGCGGCGCTTCGCAAAGTGTGCGATGCGGTCATACCGCTGCCGAATGACGTCCTGCTGCAGGAGGCGGCGGAAAATGAAACCGTGCTCGACTCCTTCGCACGTGCGGACGAATGGATTGGCCGCGCGGTCAAGTCCATCTGGGAAATGCTGCACCGCACGGGTCTGATCAATCTTGATTTCTCGACGATGCGGCAGGCGTTCACCCAGCGCGGGGGCAAGACCCTTTTCGGCCTCGGCACCGGATCGGGGGAGAATGCGCCGGCGGATGCGATCGAGAGCCTGAAGATGTGCCCGCTGCTGGTGACGCCGGAATTTTCACGCAAGGCCGACCGCCTCCTGGTGAACATCACGGGCGGCCCGGATCTCACGCTGCCGAAGGTCAACGAAATGATGAGTGCGGTGACGGATCAATTCGGTCGGGATTCGCACGTGATCATGGGGGCGGTCATCGACGAGAACATGAGCGGGCGGGTGGAGATCTGCGTGCTCGGCACCAGCGATGTGGGAGGAAGGATTGGTATGCGGCGCCCGGTGCCGGCGGGGAGCCGGAAGGGCGATCATGCCGCCCCTGTGCCACCGGCAAAGGATGGAGAGCGTGCGGCCGCACCCCTTTCATTCTTCGAGGGCGGCAGCCGTCATCCGGCCGGTGCGAAACCAGGCTCTGGATCAAGTGGAGAGCAGCTCACGCTGGGGCCGGCTGTCCATGCCCCCAAGGCGCAGCAGAACGAGTTTTCCTTCACCGAAGTGGAGAGCCGCGGCTACTTCGACAAGACGGACCGCAATCTCTTTGAAGGCCAGGATCTGGATGTTCCGACCTACCTTCGCAAAGGCATCAAGATCGCCCTGTAGCCATTTTCATCCGCCATGTTTGTCGACGAATGTGTCATCAAGGTTCAGGCCGGCGACGGCGGGCGGGGCTGTGTCTCGTTTCGCCGCGAAAAGTATGAGCCGTGGGGAGGACCCAATGGCGGCGACGGCGGAAAGGGCGGGGATGTCATACTTCGCGGCGACGACGACACGAACAACCTGGTCGATTTCAAGTTCAAGCCCCATTGGAAGGCGGAGCGCGGCGAGCACGGGCTGGGCAAGGACTGCCATGGACGCGAGGGCAAACCGGCGGTGCTCCGCCTCCCGCTCGGCACGGTGGTCATCGACGAGGCGACGGAGAAGGTGGTGGCGGAAGTGATGCACGACGGACAGGAGATCGTGCTCTGCAAGGGCGGGAACGGCGGGTGGGGCAACACGCATTTCAAGACATCCACAAATCGAGCGCCCAAGCGTGCCAATCCCGGACATCCGGGTGAAGGCGGGACGTTTCGTCTGGTGCTGAAGAGCATCGCCGACATCGGTCTCGTCGGTTTTCCCAACGCGGGCAAATCCTCCCTCACGAAGGCCATCACCCAGGCGCGGCCGAAGACCGCGGCGTATCCCTTCACCACGCTTCATCCGCAGATCGGTGTCATCGAGTATCCGGACCCCGTCAATTTTGACCGGCTCCTGCTGGCCGATGTCCCGGGCCTGATTGAGGGAGCCAGCGAGAATCGGGGCCTTGGTCATCGATTCCTGCGTCACATCGAGCGCTGTGCGCTGCTGATGTTTCTCATCGATGTCGCGGGCGTCGATGGCCGTGATCCGCGCGAGGACTATGCGACGCTGATGAGCGAGCTGAAGCTCTACGACCCGGCGCTGCTGAAGAAGCCGCGCATCGTCGTGGCGAACAAGATCGACCTCCCCGAGGCCGCCGCCAATCTCACAAGATTCAAGCGACGCCACAAAGTGGACGTTATCCCCATCTCCTGTCTTTCGGGGCAGGGATTGGACGACTTGAAAGCGGAGCTCAGGCGGCGCGTGCGCGGTCGACTGGTCTCGAAGGGCGGAAAGTCCTCCAAGACCACTTCATCCTCCTGATTTCCCATGGCTGCACTTACCTCTGAGAACCGAGCGTTGTTGATGCGCGCCAATCGCATGATGGGTGCCGCATTGGTTGAGCACAATCTGGTGAAGGTCGAGGACCTGGAGAAAGCCAACGAAAAGCTCTTTCAAATCATTGCCAGCCACAATGCGCGGCAGAGCACGCTGCTGGGTGTTCTGGCCTTCGACATGAATGTCGTGAAGGAGGAGGATGTCATTGCGCACGTCGTGGACAGGGAGGGTGTTGGCTTGATTGACCTGCGCACCTATGATGTTTCCGAAGATCTTCGTAAGACGGTGGATATAGGTTCCTGCTGGGCGAGCTGGACGGTGCCGTTCGACAAGGAGGATGAGTTCTATCTGGTGGCGTCGGCCTATTATTTGAGCGGTGCCGTGCGAAAGCATTGGGAGAAAGTGCTGGATGCGCCGATTATCTGGTACGCTACGACACTGGAAATGATCGCTGACTATCTCGAAAAGATGGAGTCGGACCGCGCGGCTGCGCCGGGCGGGGCGAAGGCGTGATCGTTTTCGGTGCGGTGGCGCCCGCACCATGCCTTTAGGAAAAGTC
Coding sequences:
- a CDS encoding FtsW/RodA/SpoVE family cell cycle protein, yielding LAGARWRYILPCLGLVVLFFAVMVIHNPNRLNRFTAFLDVEANHQGGTYQLYQSLAAFAVGGTEGAGLGQGRQQMNFLPEAHTDFVFAVVGEELGLWFTLGVVAVFLTLFIAGLIHLRRAPNLFQYLLVAGALLLISLQAVINLGVVTGVLPTKGMSLPFISAGLSNLLLMGLLIGIVLNTQRSWARPRWARGSRGFEEVTT
- a CDS encoding UDP-N-acetylglucosamine--N-acetylmuramyl-(pentapeptide) pyrophosphoryl-undecaprenol N-acetylglucosamine transferase; amino-acid sequence: MSRFLISCGGTGGHLSPGIALAEGLVDRGHAVRILVSRKRVDARLIEKYANLEFDSIPGAGFSLRPSELARFLSQQALGFLKSVRLMRRFRPDAVVGFGGFTSAAFIAAGAMTGIPVVLHEANRIPGRAIRLMGRFARRVYLPAGVRLSSLSRNVVREAGLPVRREFKREDAREARLQLGLEESRPVVAVLGGSQGATALNDWARCELGVLGADGVQVYCVTGLGKGAPERIEIVSAAGDRVRHVFAPFCDRMATLLSATDLVVSRAGAGTLAELVRIGTPAVLIPFPFAADNHQDANADYFLQQGCGEVVSQDRLHTLTERVRSLLTTDGRRALFRSNLERLDRVDPLPSMITDLEEIVHRDKRGATLLPGTLGLA
- the murB gene encoding UDP-N-acetylmuramate dehydrogenase, yielding MRRDAPSALFGSDVTAVHCVGVGGMGAGPLAIHLSQSGYRVSGEDDAMTDAMKRHLEKGRVAITGAGQVPPECDLVMASSAISPSHPALVAARRRGIRTVRRGELLAEVARGKRFVAVCGSHGKTTTTAMLITALRAAGFPAGYILGGLFADDAIPPARAGSNEWLVAEVDESDGTIDRFSPALTVAVNLDWDHPDHYRRLADLEETFRALFMRTSEAVLVSDACAASQRVASGLAVSTFGRTGDFSGCLKRVLPAQTLVSLGGRFGAVDVSVAAHGDFNVANATAALAAARLMGVQPSEQSLASYPGVLRRQTILLKEDGIIAIEDYAHHPAEIRALLSSLRQRMGAADPDGSRGRLIVVFQPHRYSRTAQFKTEFAASLSVASRVLLLDVYGAGEAALAGGTTADLYAEMKRISPEMDVTYLPGDRAGFQRSLAGTVRAGDWVAFVGAGDVDREARAWLAGHAARKAGTARWDALAERIRRRVSVDTRVLREEGLAEKTTMRVGGAARIYCEPSCAADLQAVVRAARAEEAPLLLLGRGSNLLVPDEGVDGVVVSLAHANWRAFEARADGRVFVGAGLRLKQLCGLATRAGLKGFEFLEGIPGCVGGALRMNAGAMGGWMFDVVEEVSLMLPDGEVVAVPRDRLHVEYRHCAELDAAIALGAVLRPAEVVGEADSIRRQMDVYRDKRLKSQPREPSAGCIFKNPAGDSAGRLIDAAGLKGERVGDAEVSTVHANFIVNRGRATSADVIALVRLVRARVREAGGVELEPEVLLYGRSWREVL
- a CDS encoding D-alanine--D-alanine ligase, encoding MNPTVVVLGGGTSTEREVSIGSGRACAIGLARNFPTRLVIVDDEAVPPGLDPGRDVIFSTLHGTFGEDGGMQRLLDQAGFQYAGCDAASSALTFDKELTKRTVMAAGVRVPPGVAFSGDDKPAADALISKLGPGIVFKPRASGSSIGLGICDGPDEVRANLDGITGGEWLAERRIVGREITVGILNGRAMGVVEIVPNSGVFDYRSKYTKGLTTYLSPAPVPPGLAHAAREAATNAFTACGCRDYARADFMLSEENELFLLEINTLPGMKETSLLPMSAGCVGLDFAALVKEMVAPAIRRFKEAGSVLAR
- a CDS encoding FtsQ-type POTRA domain-containing protein, which produces MNRNAAPQTAARSWRDIPQDIAPRSMSPEGRRRLTMGFVKGVLAMVLLAAAIWAGVELYEIWRHDPTKLAAPVKSEPLQAIKLNTDGVLDLAWVEARLHLPKGVTLMELDLDALQRALLADGQVKTAVLTRRFPDTLVASLQERSPVGRVRAVDSSGNPADLLVARDGVVFPGSNYSDSVVSSLPWLDGLTLHRSGRGFVPVSGMETVADLLVTAQGNTPWLYRNWRVISLGRLESDGEILVKTADAMSIVFGTRDDFFKQVALLDSVLAEIRLHPVPPVSTINLIYGKSQVPVSFLAAPAVQTEPSIGIPKDGVRLGADASKSLRESASRMVKEKRGLFQFQSLQSRKTSREF
- the ftsA gene encoding cell division protein FtsA; translated protein: MSSRTKYIGAVEIGTSKISVLIGEIANGRSLSVVGLGECASRGVIKGVVMDFKAASDVSHSALLDAEKSAGVRVDEVYLAQTGGHIDGFSSEATVRVAAADNMVSDFDVSSVCYQARIKQLPPGRMVVQRLRRPFLLDGRLVPDPDSLVGNSLSVSYFMVHGQEARIADNIHVIRGFNVRVSELILSSLASGIMVTTPGDRQHGVLVLDIGAGTTDYVLYRDGMPQVAGVVAVGGAHVTNDLALGLRLTEGQAEKLKLRFGRATVATRSRDEKVWLNGDFAIGDRQFPKQTIEHITSARAWEILEVVRKKLGSAMEPQRTGAGIVITGGGSKLPGMAEAASKVFGIPAHISEGPSGVKEYLRDPGFSTVLGLLHYGLSASPEVPAPARRRTRIFQKLFATV
- the ftsZ gene encoding cell division protein FtsZ — encoded protein: MNPNELPLENQIPSDREVAIKVVGVGGAGANTADRLKMENLADLQLVAVNTDRQALSSSPIQEKVLIGTGVTRGLGAGGDPDLGRKAAESDREKLQAVVKDCDLVFLLAGMGGGTGSGAAPILAELATEVDALVIAFVTMPFTFEGGRRLRQAEEGLAALRKVCDAVIPLPNDVLLQEAAENETVLDSFARADEWIGRAVKSIWEMLHRTGLINLDFSTMRQAFTQRGGKTLFGLGTGSGENAPADAIESLKMCPLLVTPEFSRKADRLLVNITGGPDLTLPKVNEMMSAVTDQFGRDSHVIMGAVIDENMSGRVEICVLGTSDVGGRIGMRRPVPAGSRKGDHAAPVPPAKDGERAAAPLSFFEGGSRHPAGAKPGSGSSGEQLTLGPAVHAPKAQQNEFSFTEVESRGYFDKTDRNLFEGQDLDVPTYLRKGIKIAL
- the obgE gene encoding GTPase ObgE — encoded protein: MFVDECVIKVQAGDGGRGCVSFRREKYEPWGGPNGGDGGKGGDVILRGDDDTNNLVDFKFKPHWKAERGEHGLGKDCHGREGKPAVLRLPLGTVVIDEATEKVVAEVMHDGQEIVLCKGGNGGWGNTHFKTSTNRAPKRANPGHPGEGGTFRLVLKSIADIGLVGFPNAGKSSLTKAITQARPKTAAYPFTTLHPQIGVIEYPDPVNFDRLLLADVPGLIEGASENRGLGHRFLRHIERCALLMFLIDVAGVDGRDPREDYATLMSELKLYDPALLKKPRIVVANKIDLPEAAANLTRFKRRHKVDVIPISCLSGQGLDDLKAELRRRVRGRLVSKGGKSSKTTSSS